A genomic window from Armatimonadota bacterium includes:
- a CDS encoding energy transducer TonB: MAIFAGKIKKHRNIALAFLGSVVLHAFALAVAQLWGLFGEPKSVEASLRHLEGPTPRLNVELIQMRKPLLPQPYQQARLSQPPNIIAPVRSGKSLASPKRGHIVLPDEALRNFPKPRKNEITAQMASIPAKCVAPQSQAGALVIATPEVFTRTDSLAPSTPGEYGLGGTGNAVGAGPFGDNPDGSGTMQQGGEPMVPPNPKKVSEAEPPPVSSPPSKVVTLEKPTPPKGPTCGPKLLEWKDPPYPELARQEGRQGTVVLRTKIDIDGKPKQVEVAVSSGSEILDRAALEYMKLAKFSPALKEGSPIPAVITFRVRFKLNPNAH, translated from the coding sequence ATGGCAATTTTTGCTGGCAAAATTAAAAAACATCGGAATATTGCGCTTGCGTTCCTAGGGTCAGTAGTACTTCATGCCTTCGCGTTGGCTGTAGCTCAGCTCTGGGGGCTTTTTGGTGAGCCGAAGAGTGTTGAAGCTAGCTTGCGACATTTGGAAGGGCCTACTCCAAGATTGAATGTTGAACTGATTCAAATGAGGAAGCCGCTTCTACCCCAGCCTTATCAGCAAGCGCGGCTTTCGCAGCCACCAAACATAATCGCGCCCGTCAGATCAGGAAAATCGCTAGCTTCACCAAAGCGTGGTCATATTGTGCTGCCGGATGAAGCACTTAGGAATTTTCCTAAGCCTCGCAAAAACGAGATAACAGCCCAAATGGCTTCGATTCCTGCAAAATGCGTTGCTCCGCAATCGCAAGCAGGCGCCCTAGTTATTGCTACTCCTGAGGTATTCACGCGCACTGACTCTTTGGCGCCGAGCACTCCAGGTGAATACGGTCTAGGCGGAACTGGAAATGCAGTTGGAGCCGGCCCCTTTGGGGATAATCCCGACGGAAGTGGAACGATGCAACAAGGGGGAGAACCTATGGTGCCTCCTAATCCAAAGAAAGTGTCAGAAGCCGAACCACCGCCGGTGTCGTCGCCGCCATCAAAGGTCGTAACGCTTGAAAAACCAACTCCTCCCAAGGGGCCTACATGTGGACCGAAGTTGTTGGAATGGAAAGACCCACCATACCCAGAACTTGCACGACAGGAGGGACGGCAAGGCACAGTGGTGCTCCGTACAAAAATTGATATAGATGGTAAACCTAAACAAGTGGAAGTCGCTGTTTCCTCGGGCAGCGAAATCCTCGACCGCGCAGCTCTAGAATATATGAAGCTTGCCAAATTTTCTCCCGCATTGAAAGAGGGCAGCCCGATTCCTGCTGTAATTACCTTTCGCGTTCGATTCAAGCTGAATCCAAACGCTCATTAG
- a CDS encoding biopolymer transporter ExbD, whose product MRYNGWNTKYENNLITDINITPLTDVMLVLLIIFMVTATFFIAEPSMKVNLPPAVTSTREAETSGEITVTINEQGRMLVGGQPVRPAGLVNALMSAARKLPQPQKVVVIRADKEASYGSVIWVMDAARLVGLHRVSLATEEINSRNASQQRGVYTQSKSKDR is encoded by the coding sequence ATGCGATACAACGGCTGGAATACAAAATACGAAAATAACTTAATCACAGACATAAATATCACACCTTTGACCGATGTGATGTTGGTGCTACTCATTATTTTTATGGTGACGGCTACGTTTTTCATTGCTGAGCCGTCAATGAAAGTTAACCTTCCGCCCGCCGTCACTAGTACACGCGAGGCGGAAACATCTGGCGAAATCACCGTAACCATCAACGAACAAGGACGTATGCTGGTGGGTGGTCAGCCTGTTCGACCTGCAGGCCTTGTTAATGCTTTAATGAGTGCCGCTCGGAAACTTCCACAACCACAGAAAGTGGTTGTCATCCGAGCAGATAAAGAAGCCTCATATGGCTCTGTAATTTGGGTAATGGATGCCGCTAGGCTCGTTGGTTTGCATCGTGTATCCCTGGCTACTGAGGAAATTAATAGTAGGAATGCTAGCCAGCAACGTGGCGTTTATACCCAATCAAAATCAAAGGACCGATAA
- a CDS encoding MotA/TolQ/ExbB proton channel family protein → MFELLKHGGIVMYPLGLCSLLTIAVTLERLFAFFKVDCSIEEALARAKAVLAGEKDTMNWLKRPGPANRAMEVLINSRGEPREVLENRLQTVLAEENLKLNSYLGIVGTIGSIAPFIGLFGTVLGIIRAFRDIGRVGAAGPAVVATGISEALIATAAGLFVAIIAVIAYNAFVIWQRRILHKAEIAGLELLDFLVSDSKDAIQRLEYKIRK, encoded by the coding sequence ATGTTCGAGTTACTAAAACATGGTGGAATCGTAATGTACCCACTTGGGCTATGTTCGCTGTTGACAATTGCGGTAACTCTAGAGCGCTTGTTTGCCTTCTTTAAGGTAGACTGCAGTATTGAGGAAGCTCTAGCTCGAGCAAAGGCGGTGCTTGCCGGAGAAAAGGACACTATGAATTGGTTAAAGCGCCCTGGTCCTGCCAATCGAGCAATGGAAGTGCTTATTAATTCGAGAGGAGAACCGCGCGAGGTTTTGGAAAATCGCCTTCAAACCGTTCTCGCCGAGGAGAATTTGAAGCTAAACTCATATCTAGGAATAGTTGGCACCATTGGCAGCATCGCACCTTTCATTGGACTTTTCGGCACCGTATTAGGCATCATTCGCGCCTTTAGGGATATTGGTCGGGTGGGTGCAGCGGGACCTGCTGTCGTAGCCACAGGGATATCCGAGGCGCTTATTGCCACTGCGGCGGGATTATTTGTTGCAATCATTGCGGTAATTGCATATAACGCGTTTGTAATTTGGCAGAGGCGAATTTTGCACAAAGCGGAAATTGCCGGGTTGGAGTTGCTGGATTTTCTAGTCTCGGATAGTAAAGATGCGATACAACGGCTGGAATACAAAATACGAAAATAA